One window of the Streptomyces sp. NBC_00259 genome contains the following:
- a CDS encoding FAD-dependent oxidoreductase — MERTTCCVMGGGPAGMVLGLLLARAGVDVTVLEKHGDFLRDFRGDTVHPSTLALLDDLGLAERFARLPQRRVTTIQLPIGPDRSLVTVGNIGALRGTYNYIAMVPQWDLLNLLVDEAGREPSFTLRMNTEATSFLKEHGRVTGVRYRTADGRTGELRAALTVACDGRGSLARTLPELGLESFNCPMDAWWFRLPRRQHDPRGLVGGVGDRFFSVLIDRGDYWQCAALIPKGSDARRRAAGLDRFMADFTAAVPWLADRLHALGSWDDVKLLDVTLDRLRRWHRPGLLCIGDAAHAMSPVFGIGINLAVQDAVAAARYLVGPLRDGTVGLRDVRRVQQRRLPTTVATQTMQRFAHARVVEPVLSGRPPFGDHPKRAQRLTELITTSPWLNRMPAYFLAYGALRERPPTASVR; from the coding sequence ACGGCGACTTCCTGCGCGACTTCCGCGGAGACACCGTGCACCCCTCCACCCTGGCGCTGCTCGACGACCTGGGCCTCGCCGAACGGTTCGCCCGGCTGCCGCAGCGGCGGGTGACGACGATCCAGCTGCCGATCGGCCCGGACCGTTCCCTGGTCACCGTCGGGAACATCGGCGCCCTGCGGGGCACGTACAACTACATCGCGATGGTGCCCCAGTGGGATCTGCTCAACCTGCTCGTGGACGAGGCCGGCCGGGAACCGTCCTTCACCCTGCGGATGAACACCGAGGCGACCTCGTTCCTCAAGGAACACGGCCGGGTCACGGGAGTCCGCTACCGCACCGCCGACGGCCGCACCGGTGAGCTGCGGGCCGCCCTCACCGTGGCCTGCGACGGCCGGGGCTCGCTCGCCAGGACGCTTCCCGAGCTGGGACTGGAGAGCTTCAACTGCCCCATGGACGCCTGGTGGTTCCGGCTGCCGCGGCGTCAGCACGACCCGCGTGGACTGGTGGGAGGTGTGGGCGACCGGTTCTTCAGCGTCCTCATCGACCGCGGCGACTACTGGCAGTGCGCCGCGCTCATCCCCAAGGGAAGCGACGCGCGGCGGCGCGCCGCCGGCCTGGACCGGTTCATGGCCGACTTCACCGCCGCCGTCCCCTGGCTGGCGGACCGGCTGCACGCGCTCGGCTCGTGGGACGACGTGAAGCTCCTCGACGTGACGCTGGACCGCCTCCGGCGCTGGCACCGCCCGGGACTGCTGTGCATCGGCGACGCGGCCCATGCCATGTCACCGGTCTTCGGTATCGGCATCAACCTCGCCGTCCAGGACGCGGTGGCCGCCGCCCGGTATCTCGTCGGCCCGCTGCGGGACGGCACGGTCGGGCTGCGGGACGTGCGACGTGTCCAGCAGCGCCGTCTGCCGACGACCGTGGCGACGCAGACCATGCAGCGCTTCGCGCACGCCAGGGTCGTCGAACCGGTGCTGTCGGGCCGGCCGCCGTTCGGCGACCACCCCAAGCGCGCCCAGCGGCTGACCGAGCTCATCACCACCTCACCCTGGCTGAACCGGATGCCGGCGTACTTCCTCGCCTACGGCGCCCTGCGCGAGCGCCCGCCGACAGCCTCGGTGCGCTGA